The proteins below are encoded in one region of Ostrea edulis chromosome 3, xbOstEdul1.1, whole genome shotgun sequence:
- the LOC125673876 gene encoding uncharacterized protein LOC125673876, translated as MASEDITQGQYVIECDICKQPVSFFCRRCGVNLCDPCVPVHLRIKSKTGHDVVYFGSRDDDDTSKIEELMKTITKENEYLQNYKCELKIIIDHTTKPLDKPKVSGFAKKTKQRLNSLSKIYQRKKDEVTSRGEEWHRQIEKTVKMLHQELDDMQTEHESLLQKQKRELEEILGKVDEINATTTKLKNSQNVMEMKKLIARIENQETPSEITQYSFPVFCKGEIDDNYLKSYFGYIENIQERKISLPKLISEDPVISNHKMLEVPRVITAIDTGFPASEKNNRLYDNAVVDDNRVWMGGASYELKLFDFQGNLHDTVSIPTQGLYLTVYNKHVIYTEQASRSVRRVAKDKTIQTMFTTGGWLPRGITSTASDDLLVCLRKDDQSKVVRYSGTGAVLQNIQYDSQGQPLYRDATYITENVNGDIIVTDWKKKAVIAVDRLGIFRFSYSGRDNKFDVSAVTTDPVGHIIVTDYKGDKIHMLDRDGRFLRYVIPDLGIKFPLSVCIVGDGEMFVGENVTGVAKRIKYFEQ; from the coding sequence ATGGCATCTGAAGACATTACCCAAGGTCAATATGTCATTGAATGTGACATCTGCAAACAACCAGTCTCGTTCTTCTGCAGACGATGTGGGGTCAATCTCTGCGATCCTTGTGTTCCGGTACATCTCCGGATTAAGTCCAAAACCGGACATGACGTGGTGTATTTCGGCAGTAGAGATGATGACGACACCTCTAAAATTGAAGAACTGATGAAAACCATTACAAAGGAAAACGAGTACTTACAAAACTATAAGTGTGAACTCAAGATAATCATAGATCATACGACAAAGCCTCTGGACAAACCGAAAGTTTCCGGATttgcaaagaaaacaaaacagagATTAAATTCCTTATCCAAAATTTACCAACGAAAGAAGGATGAAGTGACGTCACGAGGAGAAGAGTGGCACAGACAGATAGAGAAAACCGTGAAGATGCTCCACCAGGAACTGGACGACATGCAAACGGAGCACGAATCGCTACTCCAGAAACAGAAGAGAGAACTGGAAGAAATTTTAGGAAAAGTTGATGAAATAAACGCTACGACAACGAAACTGAAAAATTCACAGAATGTTATGGAAATGAAGAAACTAATTGCAAGGATTGAAAATCAGGAAACTCCCTCGGAGATTACGCAGTACTCATTTCCGGTGTTTTGCAAAGGCGAAATTGACGACAACTATTTGAAATCGTATTTCGGATACATTGAGAATATACAAGAAAGAAAGATTTCTCTGCCGAAATTGATATCTGAGGACCCTGTAATTTCGAATCACAAAATGTTAGAGGTGCCGAGAGTTATCACAGCTATAGACACAGGGTTTCCTGCTAGTGAAAAAAACAACCGTCTATACGATAATGCTGTTGTTGATGATAACAGAGTGTGGATGGGAGGAGCAAGTTATGAACTCAAGTTGTTTGATTTCCAGGGAAACCTCCACGACACTGTCTCCATCCCAACACAGGGCTTGTACTTAACTGTATACAACAAACACGTGATTTACACAGAACAGGCCAGCAGGTCTGTGCGTAGAGTAGCCAAGGATAAAACGATCCAGACGATGTTTACAACCGGGGGGTGGTTACCACGCGGCATCACGAGTACCGCGTCAGATGACTTACTAGTCTGTCTCCGTAAGGACGACCAGTCCAAAGTCGTGCGATACAGCGGTACCGGTGCCGTACTCCAGAACATCCAGTACGACTCACAGGGCCAGCCTCTGTACCGAGATGCAACTTACATAACTGAGAATGTCAACGGGGACATCATCGTAACAGACTGGAAGAAAAAGGCTGTCATTGCTGTCGATAGATTAGGTATATTTCGATTTTCTTACTCTGGGCGGGACAATAAATTTGATGTCAGCGCCGTCACTACTGATCCTGTCGGTCACATTATTGTCACTGACTATAAAGGAGACAAGATCCACATGTTGGACAGGGACGGGCGATTCCTGAGATACGTCATTCCTGATCTAGGGATTAAATTCCCACTCTCCGTGTGTATCGTCGGTGACGGGGAGATGTTTGTTGGGGAAAATGTGACCGGTGTAGcgaaaagaataaaatattttgagcaatGA